Proteins encoded within one genomic window of Verrucomicrobiia bacterium:
- a CDS encoding ASCH domain-containing protein, with protein MFDIINTTIVMPVTHQMQLHPAPFARMASGQKKNEIRLNDEKRRLLAVGDLIEFSNRGQQNEKLQVRVTKLEPFPGFAELYHAHQSEFPEWTLDSFVQSSLSEYYSPAQEKQWGALYIGIEKA; from the coding sequence TTGTTCGACATTATAAATACCACGATTGTCATGCCAGTTACCCACCAAATGCAGTTGCATCCTGCCCCCTTTGCCCGTATGGCCAGCGGTCAGAAGAAAAATGAAATCCGCCTTAACGATGAAAAGCGTCGCCTGCTCGCCGTTGGTGATCTCATTGAATTTTCAAACCGTGGGCAGCAAAACGAAAAGCTACAAGTCCGCGTCACAAAGCTTGAGCCATTCCCCGGCTTTGCCGAACTCTACCACGCCCACCAGTCAGAGTTCCCCGAGTGGACGTTGGATAGCTTTGTGCAGAGCAGTCTCAGCGAGTATTACTCCCCTGCCCAGGAAAAACAGTGGGGAGCCCTCTATATTGGTATCGAAAAAGCCTAA